In Microbacterium galbinum, a single window of DNA contains:
- a CDS encoding MMPL family transporter produces the protein MASLLFRLGSFAARKAWTVVISWVVILGLGVGAFLTLGGTLSNSFDIPGTASGEVIDELADKLPDTAGGTGTVVYQTENGEPFTDEQKKEISALAASAEDLDGVARVIDPFDAQQQQADQEQELADGAAQIADGRTQLDAGQAQLDSGRTQLEDGIAQIDAGIAQAQAAGAPAQQITVLEGQKAALTSQLAALDAQQQTIDQNRDDLDANAEQLDLGTTLLDLTDGIGVVSDDGSTAIVNVSFVDPRLELSEEVKQETISHFDDTAVEGTTVDFGTDIAQGVPEIFGIGEAIGLAFAAVVLIVMLGSLIGAALPIITAIVGVGVGVTSSLAFSGVVDMASVTPVLGVMLGLAVGIDYSLFIVNRHRKQLLAGSPVRESIGLATGTSGTAVVFAGATVIVALLALNVTGVPFLGLMGTVGAVCVAVAVLVAITLAPAILGLIGDRLLGKKARATVGEPHATGKPVKRMSTLRAVVTVLVSIVGLLIIAIPSMSMRLGLPDGGSEPSDSTSYRAFHAVNEQFGEGANGPLLVTATLDEAVSDDDLLATQVEVAQKLADQDDVVAVAPVATSDDNTLLAFQVLPAEGPNSSSTEQLVQSIRSLPELDGGITLGVAGQAAVNIDISEALAGVLPLYLVVVVGLSLLIMIVVFRSLLVPVIATGGFVLSLFATYGLIVAVFQFGWGADIIGLHSTGPILSFLPVILVGILFGLAMDYQLFLASGMREAYVHGASARDAVAQGFRAGRSVVIAAALIMVSVFGGFIFSESTIIRSIGFGLAFGVLLDAFVVRMLLMPALMHLLGKSAWWLPRWLDRLLPNVDMEGAALERDHPAVHTDSIPTVETPEPKTRAERKRRQG, from the coding sequence TTGGCTTCACTGCTTTTCCGTCTGGGTTCTTTCGCTGCGCGCAAGGCGTGGACGGTGGTCATCTCGTGGGTCGTGATCCTCGGCCTCGGGGTCGGCGCGTTCCTCACGCTCGGCGGCACGCTCAGCAACAGCTTCGACATCCCCGGCACCGCCTCGGGCGAGGTCATCGACGAGCTCGCCGACAAGCTGCCCGACACCGCCGGAGGCACGGGCACCGTGGTCTACCAGACCGAGAACGGCGAGCCCTTCACCGACGAGCAGAAGAAGGAGATCTCGGCGCTCGCGGCGAGCGCCGAAGACCTCGACGGCGTCGCCCGGGTCATCGACCCCTTCGACGCCCAGCAGCAGCAGGCCGACCAGGAGCAGGAGCTCGCCGACGGCGCCGCACAGATCGCCGACGGCCGCACGCAGCTGGATGCCGGTCAGGCCCAGCTCGACAGCGGACGCACCCAGCTCGAAGACGGCATCGCGCAGATCGACGCCGGCATCGCCCAGGCCCAGGCGGCCGGAGCCCCGGCACAGCAGATCACCGTGCTCGAGGGGCAGAAGGCCGCGCTCACCTCTCAGCTCGCCGCCCTCGACGCCCAGCAGCAGACGATCGACCAGAACCGCGACGACCTCGACGCCAACGCCGAGCAGCTCGACCTCGGCACCACCCTCCTCGATCTCACGGACGGCATCGGCGTCGTCTCGGATGACGGCTCGACCGCCATCGTCAACGTCTCGTTCGTCGACCCGCGCCTCGAGCTCTCCGAAGAGGTCAAGCAAGAAACGATCTCGCACTTCGACGACACCGCCGTCGAGGGCACCACGGTCGACTTCGGCACCGACATCGCCCAGGGCGTTCCCGAGATCTTCGGCATCGGCGAGGCGATCGGACTCGCCTTCGCGGCGGTCGTGCTCATCGTCATGCTCGGCTCGCTGATCGGCGCCGCACTCCCCATCATCACCGCGATCGTCGGCGTGGGCGTCGGCGTGACCTCGTCGCTGGCCTTCTCGGGCGTCGTCGACATGGCATCCGTCACCCCCGTGCTGGGGGTGATGCTCGGGCTCGCGGTCGGCATCGACTACTCGCTCTTCATCGTCAACCGCCACCGCAAGCAGCTGCTCGCCGGATCCCCCGTGCGCGAGTCGATCGGGCTCGCCACCGGAACCTCGGGCACCGCGGTCGTCTTCGCCGGCGCGACCGTGATCGTCGCGCTGCTCGCCCTCAACGTCACTGGTGTGCCGTTCCTCGGCCTCATGGGCACCGTCGGCGCCGTGTGCGTCGCGGTCGCCGTACTCGTCGCGATCACCCTCGCCCCCGCGATCCTCGGCCTCATCGGCGACCGTCTGCTCGGCAAGAAGGCCCGCGCGACCGTCGGCGAGCCGCACGCCACCGGCAAGCCCGTGAAGCGCATGTCGACGCTGCGCGCCGTCGTCACCGTGCTCGTCAGCATCGTGGGCCTGCTCATCATCGCCATCCCCTCGATGTCGATGCGCCTCGGCCTGCCCGACGGCGGCAGCGAGCCCAGCGACTCCACCAGCTACCGCGCCTTCCACGCCGTGAACGAGCAGTTCGGCGAGGGAGCCAACGGCCCGCTCCTCGTCACGGCCACCCTCGACGAGGCGGTCAGTGACGACGACCTGCTCGCCACGCAGGTGGAGGTCGCGCAGAAGCTCGCCGATCAGGACGACGTGGTCGCCGTCGCGCCCGTCGCGACCTCCGACGACAACACGCTCCTCGCCTTCCAGGTGCTGCCGGCCGAAGGCCCCAACAGCTCCTCGACGGAACAGCTCGTGCAGAGTATCCGTTCGCTGCCCGAACTCGACGGCGGCATCACGCTCGGCGTCGCCGGTCAGGCGGCCGTCAACATCGACATCTCCGAGGCACTCGCCGGAGTCCTGCCGCTGTACCTCGTGGTCGTCGTCGGACTCTCGCTGCTGATCATGATCGTCGTGTTCCGCTCGCTGCTCGTGCCGGTCATCGCCACCGGAGGCTTCGTGCTGTCGCTCTTCGCGACGTACGGCCTGATCGTGGCGGTGTTCCAGTTCGGCTGGGGCGCCGACATCATCGGGCTGCACAGCACCGGACCGATCCTCAGCTTCCTGCCGGTGATCCTCGTCGGCATCCTGTTCGGCCTCGCGATGGACTACCAGCTCTTCCTCGCCTCCGGCATGCGCGAGGCCTACGTGCACGGGGCGTCGGCGCGGGATGCCGTGGCGCAGGGCTTCCGCGCCGGCCGCTCGGTCGTGATCGCCGCCGCCCTCATCATGGTGTCGGTGTTCGGCGGGTTCATCTTCTCGGAGTCGACGATCATCCGGTCGATCGGCTTCGGCCTCGCGTTCGGTGTGCTGCTCGACGCGTTCGTCGTGCGGATGCTGCTCATGCCCGCGCTCATGCACCTGCTCGGGAAATCGGCCTGGTGGCTGCCGCGCTGGCTCGACCGCCTGTTGCCCAATGTCGACATGGAGGGTGCCGCGCTCGAGCGCGACCACCCCGCCGTGCACACCGACAGCATCCCGACGGTCGAGACGCCCGAGCCGAAGACGCGCGCCGAGCGCAAGCGGCGGCAGGGCTGA
- a CDS encoding TraR/DksA family transcriptional regulator encodes MEEDDGRLRALLTAMRAQADARVRATAAILTELTHDREGSNDDDEHDPEGVTLSSEWSRLTGLAEAAASELQQVDDALARMDAGTYGVCLNCGRPIPAARLEVRPFAEYCVACAEKLGH; translated from the coding sequence ATGGAGGAGGACGACGGTCGGCTGCGCGCGCTGCTCACGGCCATGCGTGCGCAGGCGGATGCCCGTGTCCGGGCGACCGCGGCGATCCTCACCGAGCTCACCCACGACCGCGAGGGCTCGAACGACGACGACGAGCACGACCCCGAGGGGGTCACGCTGTCGTCGGAGTGGTCGCGGCTGACCGGGCTCGCGGAGGCCGCGGCATCCGAACTCCAGCAGGTCGACGACGCGCTCGCACGCATGGATGCCGGCACCTACGGCGTGTGCCTGAACTGCGGCCGACCGATCCCGGCCGCCCGGCTCGAGGTGCGTCCGTTCGCCGAGTACTGCGTCGCCTGCGCCGAGAAGCTCGGGCACTGA
- a CDS encoding VOC family protein: protein MPIALENVGIAVRDIDATIAFFTDLGLEVVGRDTVSGDWADTAVGLDGNHARIAMLQTPDGHGRLELFEYIHPDAIETEPTLPNEIGMHRVAFSVDDIDASLEIAARHGCHPLRGVANYQDVYRLAYVRGPSGIIVMLAQDLTRG, encoded by the coding sequence ATGCCCATCGCACTCGAGAACGTCGGCATCGCCGTGCGCGACATCGACGCCACCATCGCTTTCTTCACCGACCTCGGCCTGGAGGTCGTCGGCCGCGACACCGTCAGCGGCGACTGGGCCGACACGGCGGTGGGGCTCGACGGCAACCATGCGCGCATCGCGATGCTGCAGACGCCCGACGGTCACGGCCGTCTCGAGCTGTTCGAGTACATCCATCCCGATGCGATCGAGACCGAGCCGACCCTCCCGAACGAGATCGGGATGCACCGGGTCGCCTTCTCGGTCGACGACATCGACGCATCCCTCGAGATCGCCGCCCGTCACGGCTGCCACCCGCTGCGCGGGGTCGCGAACTACCAGGACGTCTATCGGCTCGCCTACGTGCGCGGCCCGAGCGGCATCATCGTGATGCTCGCGCAGGACCTCACTCGCGGCTGA
- a CDS encoding TetR/AcrR family transcriptional regulator, producing the protein MVARGRYAKGVAKREEILQVALDVVAEVGYRKASNREIAARVGLTQPGLMHYFGSREELYMEVLRARDERDLGEFMDPDPTFAGFLSIIEHNVSVPGLVRLFVEFSAEATMVGHPAHEYFVERYAWARGVLTGVIDRAQKSGELGATLDPKIAVDIVLAAADGLQVQWLLDPEVDMVERLSRLWDGIRLASRRD; encoded by the coding sequence ATGGTGGCGCGGGGAAGGTACGCGAAGGGTGTGGCGAAGCGGGAGGAGATCCTGCAGGTCGCGCTCGACGTGGTGGCGGAGGTCGGCTACCGCAAGGCGTCGAATCGAGAGATCGCCGCGCGGGTCGGTCTGACCCAGCCCGGACTCATGCACTACTTCGGCTCGCGCGAAGAGCTCTACATGGAGGTTCTGCGCGCCCGCGACGAGCGCGACCTCGGCGAGTTCATGGACCCAGACCCCACGTTCGCCGGATTCCTCTCGATCATCGAGCACAACGTCTCGGTCCCCGGTCTCGTGCGGCTCTTCGTCGAGTTCTCGGCGGAGGCCACGATGGTGGGGCATCCCGCACACGAGTACTTCGTCGAACGCTACGCGTGGGCGCGCGGCGTGCTCACGGGCGTGATCGACCGCGCCCAGAAGTCCGGGGAGCTCGGTGCGACGCTCGACCCGAAGATCGCGGTCGACATCGTGCTCGCCGCCGCCGACGGGCTCCAGGTGCAGTGGCTCCTCGACCCCGAGGTCGACATGGTCGAGCGTCTCTCGCGGCTGTGGGACGGCATCCGCCTGGCTTCCCGCCGCGACTGA
- a CDS encoding Gfo/Idh/MocA family protein — MAAHRIGIVGIENTHVDGIVRALNVDGVEDARITALVAGVADRTERLAELGGIERIVTASTDLIGEVDALIVATRDGSTHRSLAVPFLEAGVPVWVDKPLALSVADADAILAVAGSTPVTSSSTLRWLPDTDAVAAALPSIGEVQSLTITGPADPDGPYGGLFFYGIHLADLAQRLVPGAPEEVEVEHSPGRVRARYAVGGVGVTLDFVRPEGEVSVPFRVTAVGSGGTESREIVIGLDYVRPGVDAFVRMLDTGELPVPPEQMTATVAVLAAVVAERS, encoded by the coding sequence ATGGCAGCGCACCGCATCGGCATCGTCGGCATCGAGAACACCCACGTCGACGGGATCGTGCGCGCGCTCAACGTCGACGGCGTCGAGGATGCCCGGATCACGGCCCTCGTCGCCGGTGTCGCCGACCGCACGGAGCGGCTGGCCGAGCTCGGCGGCATCGAGCGCATCGTGACGGCATCCACCGACCTGATCGGCGAGGTCGACGCCCTGATCGTGGCCACTCGCGACGGGTCGACGCATCGCTCGCTCGCCGTGCCCTTCCTCGAGGCGGGCGTACCGGTCTGGGTCGACAAGCCGCTCGCGCTCTCGGTCGCCGATGCCGACGCGATCCTCGCCGTCGCCGGGTCGACGCCCGTCACATCGTCGTCGACGCTGCGCTGGCTGCCCGACACGGATGCCGTCGCCGCCGCGCTCCCGTCGATCGGGGAGGTGCAGAGTCTCACCATCACCGGTCCGGCCGATCCCGACGGACCCTACGGCGGCCTCTTCTTCTACGGCATCCATCTCGCCGATCTCGCCCAGCGCCTGGTTCCCGGGGCGCCCGAAGAGGTCGAGGTGGAGCACTCCCCGGGGCGCGTGCGCGCCCGATACGCCGTCGGCGGGGTGGGGGTGACGCTCGATTTCGTGCGCCCGGAGGGTGAGGTGTCGGTGCCGTTCCGCGTGACCGCCGTCGGGAGCGGCGGGACGGAGAGCCGTGAGATCGTCATCGGGCTCGACTACGTGCGTCCCGGTGTCGACGCCTTCGTGCGAATGCTCGACACCGGTGAGCTCCCGGTACCGCCCGAGCAGATGACCGCGACGGTCGCCGTGCTGGCCGCGGTCGTGGCCGAGAGGTCGTGA
- a CDS encoding SMP-30/gluconolactonase/LRE family protein: MKAENLTGPICVHAEAPVWSTSWGGVRWVDGDAADLVTLRDDGIHRLHLDDTYAAFVRPRVGGGFVALGARSLHLSDSPDGPARVAATFDLGDARFNDGTVDPLGRLLAGSMALGGAGAVGRMLRIGGDLDSTTVLSSVTVSNGVAFAPGGSRAYYVDTVTQRVDVFDVAEGELRGRRGFATIPEEQGSPDGLTVAADGSVWVALWGGSAVQAYSPDGSLIARIELPAPQVSACTFGGDDLGTLFITTSAQGLGADHGTEAGSLFAVQPGVSGMPVAAFAG; this comes from the coding sequence GTGAAGGCCGAGAACCTCACCGGCCCGATCTGCGTGCACGCCGAGGCGCCCGTCTGGTCGACATCGTGGGGCGGCGTCCGCTGGGTCGACGGCGACGCCGCTGACCTCGTGACGCTGCGCGACGACGGCATCCATCGCCTGCACCTCGATGACACGTATGCGGCGTTCGTGCGCCCGCGCGTCGGCGGCGGATTCGTCGCCCTCGGTGCGCGCTCGCTGCACCTCTCGGATTCGCCAGACGGACCGGCCCGCGTCGCCGCGACCTTCGACCTCGGCGATGCGCGCTTCAACGACGGCACGGTCGACCCGCTCGGGCGGCTGCTCGCCGGGTCGATGGCTCTCGGCGGTGCCGGAGCCGTGGGGCGGATGCTGAGGATCGGCGGCGACCTCGACTCCACCACGGTGCTGTCGAGCGTGACCGTCTCGAACGGCGTGGCCTTCGCCCCCGGCGGATCCCGGGCCTACTACGTCGACACGGTCACGCAGCGCGTCGACGTGTTCGACGTGGCTGAGGGGGAGCTGCGTGGACGGCGCGGATTCGCGACGATCCCCGAGGAGCAGGGGTCGCCCGACGGGTTGACCGTCGCCGCCGACGGATCGGTGTGGGTCGCGCTCTGGGGCGGTTCGGCGGTGCAGGCGTATTCGCCGGACGGATCTCTCATCGCTCGGATCGAGCTGCCCGCCCCCCAGGTGAGCGCGTGCACGTTCGGCGGAGACGACCTCGGCACGCTCTTCATCACGACCTCGGCGCAGGGGCTCGGAGCAGACCACGGCACCGAGGCGGGCTCACTGTTCGCCGTGCAGCCCGGCGTGAGCGGTATGCCCGTGGCGGCGTTCGCCGGCTGA
- a CDS encoding C-terminal binding protein has translation MTTPFILVSDCDLPGTVIEDTLRSAGLHAERAASPASDDLATLGADATGLVVQWAPITAEVLDRMPNLRIISRVGIGYDMIDVEAATARGIAVANTPSYCIEEVAAHTIAMIMTQARGLPAYDRAVRAGTWKAVDARPLAVRPSTTTVSVLGFGRIGSIVARGCRALGFRVLVADPYASADGIRSAGCEPVEIPDAVAQADILTLHVPLTEATRHLIDAESIATMKPGAVVVNTCRGPLIDERALADALRSGHLGAAALDVFDGEPLADGSPLRDLDQVLLSPHAAWFSPEALADLPVHAAENVIRFLAGESVPIVNPAYAG, from the coding sequence ATGACAACGCCGTTCATCCTCGTCAGCGACTGCGACCTCCCCGGAACCGTCATCGAAGACACGCTCCGATCCGCCGGACTCCACGCCGAACGGGCAGCGTCCCCGGCATCCGACGACCTCGCAACTCTCGGGGCGGATGCCACAGGGCTCGTGGTGCAGTGGGCCCCGATCACGGCCGAGGTACTCGATCGGATGCCGAACCTACGCATCATCAGCCGCGTCGGCATCGGTTACGACATGATCGACGTCGAAGCAGCCACCGCTCGCGGCATCGCGGTCGCGAACACCCCGAGCTACTGCATCGAGGAGGTCGCCGCGCACACCATCGCGATGATCATGACCCAGGCGCGCGGGCTGCCGGCCTACGACCGCGCGGTGCGCGCCGGCACCTGGAAGGCGGTGGACGCCCGGCCCCTCGCCGTGCGTCCGTCGACGACCACGGTGTCGGTGCTCGGCTTCGGCCGCATCGGATCGATCGTGGCCCGCGGATGCCGGGCGCTCGGTTTCCGGGTGCTCGTCGCCGACCCGTACGCGTCCGCCGACGGCATCCGCTCGGCCGGGTGCGAGCCCGTCGAGATCCCGGATGCCGTGGCGCAGGCCGACATCCTCACCCTGCACGTGCCGCTCACCGAGGCGACCCGGCACCTGATCGACGCCGAGTCGATCGCGACGATGAAGCCCGGAGCCGTGGTCGTGAACACGTGTCGCGGACCGCTCATCGACGAGCGAGCGCTGGCCGATGCGCTGCGCTCCGGGCACTTGGGCGCGGCCGCGCTCGACGTCTTCGACGGTGAGCCGCTGGCCGACGGCTCCCCGTTGCGCGACCTCGATCAGGTGCTGCTCAGCCCGCACGCGGCGTGGTTCTCGCCCGAGGCGCTCGCCGACCTGCCCGTGCACGCCGCCGAGAACGTGATCCGCTTCCTCGCCGGGGAATCGGTGCCGATCGTGAACCCGGCGTACGCCGGCTGA
- a CDS encoding LysR family transcriptional regulator translates to MYGERELEAFVAVLDTGSVSLAAERLIRTQPTVSRQIASLERQVGASLFRRMPQGMVATYAGDRLEPMARDLVRRGRRAREVMSGIVLKERSFVAAAPEMTSVLVLAPFIAGGGPISDVVVATPVETYDRLRSGADLAVTTSPPDSRLSSIRIMNLPLYCQLPASHPLAAGDRLELEDLLAGPFLTSGTGSAAWTQIQRAAESEAWSVEMASFGADAPIIQARSAAGHGPCVVVEPPRFGLVSKPLHHRGVPMQCALYASWERTHYARDDIRGVAEQLSAFAADHVLSLHDAED, encoded by the coding sequence ATGTACGGGGAACGCGAACTCGAGGCATTCGTCGCGGTGCTCGATACCGGGTCGGTCAGTCTCGCGGCAGAACGCCTGATCAGGACGCAACCGACGGTATCGAGGCAGATCGCCTCGCTCGAGCGCCAGGTGGGAGCATCCCTGTTCCGACGGATGCCGCAGGGCATGGTCGCGACCTACGCGGGCGACCGTCTCGAACCGATGGCGCGCGACCTCGTGCGCCGCGGCCGGAGAGCGCGCGAGGTGATGAGCGGCATCGTGCTCAAGGAGCGCTCGTTCGTCGCCGCAGCCCCCGAGATGACGAGCGTGCTCGTGCTCGCGCCGTTCATCGCGGGCGGCGGACCCATCTCCGACGTCGTGGTCGCGACGCCGGTCGAGACCTACGACCGGCTGCGCTCCGGGGCCGATCTCGCCGTGACGACGAGTCCGCCGGACTCGCGGCTCAGCAGCATCCGCATCATGAACCTGCCCCTCTACTGTCAGCTGCCCGCGTCGCATCCGCTCGCTGCCGGGGACCGCCTGGAACTGGAGGATCTGCTGGCCGGTCCCTTCCTCACCTCGGGCACCGGATCGGCCGCGTGGACGCAGATCCAGCGAGCGGCCGAGAGCGAGGCATGGTCGGTCGAGATGGCGAGCTTCGGCGCGGATGCCCCGATCATCCAGGCCCGGTCGGCCGCCGGCCATGGCCCCTGCGTGGTCGTCGAGCCTCCGCGCTTCGGGTTGGTGTCGAAGCCGCTGCACCATCGCGGCGTCCCGATGCAGTGCGCGCTGTACGCGAGTTGGGAGCGCACGCACTACGCGCGCGACGACATCCGCGGGGTGGCCGAGCAGCTCAGCGCTTTCGCCGCCGACCACGTGCTGAGCCTGCACGACGCGGAGGACTGA